Proteins from one Mycolicibacter virginiensis genomic window:
- the glgA gene encoding glycogen synthase — translation MRVAMLTREYPPEIYGGAGVHVTNLVEALRRLCHVDVHCMGAPRPGAHAHQPDPALRDANPALGTLSADLTMVDAVSTADVAHSHTWYTALAGRLAALLYDIPHVLTAHSLEPLRPWKAEQLGGGYRVSSWAEKEATIAADAVIAVSSAMRDDLLRVYPELRPDRVHVIYSGIDTEVWRPQPTGANSMPAELGVDPDRPMVAFVGRITRQKGVAHLVAAAHRFHPDTQLVLCAGAPDTPEIADEVSAAVADLAATRSGVFWIQETLPARQIRELLAAATVFVCPSVYEPLGIVNLEAMACGTAVVASDVGGIPEVVTDGETGTLVHYDAADPDGYHAGLAAAVNALITDPGRAQRYGDAGRRRCEEVFSWARVAEQTLAVYRQAGR, via the coding sequence ATGCGGGTGGCGATGCTGACTCGGGAATACCCTCCGGAGATCTATGGCGGCGCGGGTGTGCACGTCACCAACCTGGTGGAGGCCTTGCGCCGGTTGTGTCACGTCGACGTGCACTGCATGGGTGCGCCCCGGCCGGGCGCGCACGCGCATCAGCCCGATCCGGCGCTGCGCGACGCCAATCCGGCGCTGGGGACGCTGTCGGCCGATCTGACGATGGTCGACGCCGTCAGCACGGCCGATGTCGCCCACTCCCACACCTGGTACACCGCGCTGGCCGGCCGGCTGGCAGCGCTGCTCTACGACATCCCGCATGTGCTGACCGCGCATTCGCTGGAGCCGCTGCGCCCCTGGAAAGCCGAACAGCTGGGCGGCGGCTACCGGGTGTCGTCGTGGGCCGAGAAGGAGGCCACGATCGCCGCCGACGCGGTCATCGCGGTCAGCTCGGCCATGCGCGACGATCTGCTGCGGGTCTACCCGGAGCTGCGCCCGGACCGCGTACACGTGATCTACAGCGGCATCGACACCGAGGTCTGGCGTCCGCAGCCCACCGGCGCCAATTCGATGCCGGCCGAACTCGGTGTCGACCCCGACCGGCCGATGGTGGCCTTCGTCGGGCGGATCACCCGCCAGAAGGGGGTGGCGCATCTGGTGGCCGCCGCCCACCGGTTCCACCCCGACACGCAATTGGTGTTGTGCGCCGGCGCCCCTGACACACCGGAGATCGCCGACGAGGTCAGCGCCGCCGTGGCCGATCTGGCCGCCACCCGCAGCGGGGTGTTCTGGATACAGGAGACCCTGCCCGCTCGGCAGATCCGCGAATTACTGGCGGCGGCAACGGTTTTTGTGTGCCCATCGGTCTACGAGCCGTTGGGCATCGTCAATCTGGAGGCGATGGCCTGCGGCACCGCCGTGGTCGCCTCCGATGTCGGCGGCATCCCTGAGGTGGTCACCGACGGCGAGACCGGCACCCTGGTCCACTACGACGCCGCCGATCCGGACGGGTATCACGCCGGACTCGCCGCAGCGGTCAACGCGTTGATCACCGACCCGGGCCGCGCGCAGCGCTACGGCGACGCCGGCAGGCGTCGCTGCGAGGAGGTGTTCTCCTGGGCGCGAGTGGCCGAGCAGACCTTGGCGGTCTACCGGCAGGCGGGCCGCTAG
- a CDS encoding glucosyl-3-phosphoglycerate synthase, protein MVWAPGDTRLAERTWTRPQWTVAELLAAKAKTGRSVSVVLPALNEQATIESVIDSITPLVDNLVDELIVLDSGSTDDTEIRSIAAGARVVSREQAVPEVAPQPGKGEALWRSLAATSGDIVVFIDSDLIDPDPMFVPNLVGPLLSGDGVHLVKGFYRRPLKVNGTEEPTGGGRVTELVARPLLTALRPDLGAVLQPLGGEYAGSRELLASVPFAPGYGVEIGLLIDTYDRLGLEAIAQVNLGVRAHRNRPLSELAVMSRQVVATLLSRCGVPDSGVGLTQFVADGPDGMDYLPRTTPLSLVDRPPMNTLRQR, encoded by the coding sequence ATGGTCTGGGCCCCGGGTGACACCCGGCTGGCCGAGCGTACCTGGACCCGGCCGCAGTGGACGGTGGCCGAGCTGTTGGCTGCCAAGGCCAAGACCGGTCGCAGCGTCTCGGTGGTGCTGCCCGCGTTGAACGAGCAGGCGACCATCGAATCGGTCATCGACAGCATCACGCCGCTGGTCGACAACCTGGTCGACGAACTGATCGTGCTGGACTCCGGCTCCACCGATGACACCGAGATCCGCTCCATCGCTGCCGGTGCTCGCGTCGTCAGCCGCGAACAGGCCGTCCCGGAGGTCGCGCCGCAGCCCGGTAAGGGCGAAGCCCTGTGGCGGTCGCTGGCGGCCACCAGCGGCGACATTGTGGTGTTCATCGACTCCGACCTGATCGATCCCGATCCGATGTTCGTGCCCAACCTGGTCGGGCCGCTGCTCAGCGGAGACGGCGTCCACCTCGTCAAAGGCTTCTATCGGCGGCCGCTGAAAGTCAACGGCACTGAGGAGCCCACCGGCGGTGGCCGGGTGACCGAGTTGGTGGCCCGACCGCTGTTGACCGCGCTGCGCCCCGATCTGGGCGCGGTGTTGCAGCCGCTGGGCGGTGAGTACGCGGGCAGCCGCGAGCTGTTGGCGTCGGTTCCGTTCGCACCCGGCTACGGGGTGGAGATCGGGCTGTTGATCGACACCTACGACCGGCTGGGCCTAGAGGCCATCGCCCAGGTCAACCTCGGAGTGCGCGCACATCGCAACCGCCCGCTGTCGGAGCTGGCGGTGATGAGCCGCCAAGTCGTCGCCACGTTGCTGTCGCGGTGCGGCGTCCCGGATTCCGGGGTAGGCCTCACCCAGTTCGTGGCCGACGGCCCGGACGGGATGGACTATCTGCCGCGCACCACGCCCTTGTCGCTGGTCGACCGGCCACCGATGAACACCTTGCGCCAGCGCTGA
- a CDS encoding DUF3117 domain-containing protein, which translates to MAAMKPRTGDGPLEATKEGRGIVMRVPLEGGGRLVVELTPDEAAALGDELKAVTS; encoded by the coding sequence ATGGCGGCGATGAAGCCCCGGACCGGCGACGGTCCGTTGGAAGCGACCAAAGAGGGGCGAGGCATCGTGATGCGAGTACCGCTTGAGGGCGGTGGACGACTGGTCGTCGAGTTGACTCCCGATGAGGCGGCCGCGCTCGGCGACGAACTCAAAGCCGTCACCAGCTAA
- a CDS encoding DNA-3-methyladenine glycosylase I produces the protein MSGVPDDGQIRCGWVDAASELYRDYHDQEWGRPVRDSTALFERVSLEAFQSGLSWLVILRKRENFRRAFADFDVETVARFTDADVARLMDDAGIVRNRAKIEATIANARATIDLGSTDLADLLWSFAPPPRPRPADLSAIPAVTPESTAMARELKRRGFRFVGPTTAYALMQATGMVDDHVRACWVPPVTV, from the coding sequence TTGAGCGGCGTGCCCGACGATGGCCAGATCCGGTGCGGCTGGGTCGACGCCGCCTCGGAGCTGTACCGCGACTATCACGACCAGGAGTGGGGACGTCCGGTGCGGGACTCGACCGCACTGTTCGAGCGGGTCAGTCTGGAAGCGTTCCAGAGCGGATTGTCGTGGCTGGTGATTCTGCGTAAGCGGGAGAACTTCCGGCGCGCGTTCGCCGATTTCGACGTGGAGACCGTCGCGCGTTTCACCGACGCCGATGTGGCCCGACTGATGGACGACGCCGGCATCGTGCGCAACCGAGCCAAGATCGAGGCGACGATCGCCAACGCCCGCGCGACTATTGATCTGGGCTCCACTGATTTGGCGGACCTGTTGTGGTCATTCGCCCCGCCGCCGCGTCCGCGCCCGGCGGACCTGTCGGCAATTCCGGCGGTCACGCCGGAATCGACGGCGATGGCGCGCGAATTGAAGCGTCGTGGGTTCCGATTCGTGGGGCCTACGACCGCGTATGCGTTGATGCAGGCCACGGGCATGGTCGACGACCACGTCCGGGCATGTTGGGTGCCACCGGTAACCGTCTAG
- a CDS encoding DivIVA domain-containing protein, protein MTLVLLYLVVLVLTALLLFGVASTLFGRGEQLPPLPRATTATMLPASGVTGADVDAVKFSQVLRGYNTGEVDWVLERLGAELDQLRGELAAAQAAAETAAESS, encoded by the coding sequence GTGACACTGGTGTTGTTGTATCTCGTTGTGCTCGTCCTCACCGCGTTGTTGCTGTTCGGGGTGGCCAGCACGCTGTTCGGCCGGGGTGAGCAGCTGCCGCCGCTGCCGCGGGCGACGACGGCGACCATGCTGCCGGCCTCCGGGGTCACCGGTGCCGATGTCGACGCGGTCAAGTTCTCCCAGGTGCTGCGCGGCTACAACACCGGTGAGGTCGACTGGGTGCTGGAGCGCCTCGGTGCCGAGCTCGACCAGCTCCGCGGCGAGCTCGCCGCGGCGCAGGCGGCCGCCGAGACGGCAGCGGAGTCGAGTTGA